The following proteins are encoded in a genomic region of uncultured Hyphomonas sp.:
- a CDS encoding LysR substrate-binding domain-containing protein — MRPTLRQLQYIVAVADSGRFRDAALQLGVSQPSLSEQISDAEAQLGVTLIERARTGAVLTPAGTEVVRRARIVLTQVEDLKTVARQVAGGLAGRYRLGTLPTIGPYLLPSAVRELHQLYPDLRLGVREERTIDLDEKLNDGRLDMIISTAEDHLNSESMQLFDEQLYVCTASDDPIGGGNGPLKISALKGREVLSLGYGHRLSTVVQKLAEAAGAHVSTEYEGTSLDAIRQMAGMGAGIAIVPSLYALMEASKDPHQIVRPIDHPLARRQISLVWRAGSPLEQNIQKLGLVFRDVAADLLDVPVNARKGKT; from the coding sequence ATGAGACCGACCCTTCGCCAGCTCCAATACATTGTTGCCGTTGCCGATTCCGGCCGTTTCCGCGATGCCGCACTTCAGCTGGGTGTCAGCCAGCCGAGCCTGTCGGAACAGATTTCCGATGCAGAAGCCCAACTGGGCGTGACGCTGATCGAACGCGCCCGCACGGGCGCCGTACTGACCCCGGCCGGGACGGAAGTCGTGCGCCGTGCACGGATTGTGTTGACCCAGGTGGAAGACCTGAAAACCGTCGCAAGGCAGGTTGCTGGCGGTCTTGCAGGCCGTTACCGGCTTGGCACCTTGCCGACAATCGGCCCTTACCTGCTGCCAAGCGCTGTGCGCGAGCTGCACCAGCTCTACCCGGATCTCCGCCTCGGCGTCCGGGAAGAAAGAACGATCGATCTCGACGAGAAGCTCAATGACGGGCGCCTCGACATGATCATCTCGACGGCAGAAGACCATCTCAATTCCGAATCCATGCAGCTCTTCGATGAACAGCTCTATGTCTGTACGGCATCGGACGACCCGATTGGCGGAGGAAATGGGCCGCTGAAGATTTCCGCCCTCAAGGGGCGTGAAGTGCTCAGTCTGGGGTATGGACACCGCCTGAGCACGGTGGTGCAGAAACTGGCGGAAGCGGCCGGCGCGCATGTGTCGACGGAATATGAGGGGACATCGCTGGACGCGATCCGGCAGATGGCCGGCATGGGGGCTGGCATCGCCATTGTTCCCAGCCTCTACGCCCTCATGGAAGCCAGCAAGGACCCCCACCAGATCGTGCGCCCGATCGATCATCCCCTGGCGCGCCGCCAGATCAGCCTGGTCTGGCGGGCCGGGTCTCCGCTGGAGCAGAACATCCAGAAACTGGGCCTGGTGTTCCGGGACGTCGCAGCCGATCTCCTGGATGTTCCGGTGAACGCCAGGAAAGGAAAAACCTAA
- the nhaA gene encoding Na+/H+ antiporter NhaA: MTKVVTRIQDFLRLESAAGLVLMLAAVLAIAASNTILSQWYGGVLSTPVAIQVGALEIAKPLLLWINDGLMAVFFLLVGLEIKREVLEGELSSFDKAVLPALAAIGGMAGPALVYVALNLSSPETLRGWAIPAATDIAFALGILALLGTRAPVALKIFLLAIAIIDDLGAILIIALFYTEQLSLQALGLAGVGFAGLVLMNRMGVKRIAPYILVGLFIWVCVLKSGVHATLAGVLTALAIPIAPRRESGQSPLHKLEHGLHPWVAYMILPVFAFANAGVDLRGIDLEALTGAVPLGIALGLFAGKQLGVFGLTYVAVKSGIAKLPSGVSWAQVYGVACLTGVGFTMSLFIGSLAFSTAEALDQVRLGVLMGSVASGLLGFAILRLASQPARTRELSHIPASLV; this comes from the coding sequence ATGACGAAAGTTGTTACCCGTATCCAGGACTTCCTCAGGCTCGAAAGCGCTGCCGGCCTCGTTCTGATGCTTGCGGCGGTGCTCGCCATTGCGGCAAGCAACACGATCCTCAGCCAGTGGTATGGGGGCGTCCTGTCGACGCCTGTTGCCATTCAGGTCGGTGCGCTCGAAATCGCCAAGCCCTTGCTGCTCTGGATCAATGACGGCCTGATGGCCGTGTTCTTCCTGCTGGTCGGATTGGAGATCAAGCGCGAGGTGCTGGAAGGGGAGCTGTCCTCCTTCGATAAGGCCGTGCTGCCTGCATTGGCGGCCATCGGCGGCATGGCCGGACCGGCCCTCGTTTATGTGGCGCTGAATCTGTCATCGCCCGAAACCCTTCGCGGATGGGCGATTCCCGCCGCTACCGACATCGCGTTTGCCCTCGGGATTCTCGCGCTGCTGGGGACCCGCGCGCCCGTTGCGCTGAAGATCTTCCTGCTGGCCATCGCCATCATCGACGATCTCGGTGCGATCCTCATCATTGCGCTGTTCTATACCGAGCAGCTGTCGCTTCAGGCGCTTGGCCTGGCGGGGGTGGGCTTTGCGGGCCTGGTCCTGATGAACCGGATGGGGGTGAAGCGTATCGCGCCCTATATTCTCGTCGGGTTGTTCATCTGGGTGTGCGTTCTGAAGTCGGGCGTGCATGCGACGCTGGCCGGCGTTCTGACCGCGCTCGCCATTCCGATCGCGCCGCGCAGGGAATCCGGCCAGTCGCCGCTGCACAAGCTGGAGCACGGCCTCCACCCATGGGTCGCCTACATGATTTTGCCGGTCTTCGCCTTCGCCAATGCGGGCGTGGATCTGCGCGGCATCGATCTGGAAGCCCTGACCGGGGCCGTCCCGCTCGGGATTGCGCTCGGCCTGTTTGCCGGCAAGCAGCTCGGTGTCTTCGGCCTGACTTATGTGGCGGTGAAATCCGGCATTGCGAAACTGCCGTCCGGTGTGAGCTGGGCGCAGGTCTACGGCGTGGCGTGCCTGACCGGTGTGGGGTTCACCATGAGCCTGTTCATCGGCAGTCTTGCCTTCAGCACCGCAGAGGCGCTCGACCAGGTGCGCCTTGGCGTCCTGATGGGGTCTGTCGCGTCCGGATTGCTCGGCTTTGCGATCCTGCGCCTGGCAAGCCAGCCAGCCCGGACACGCGAGCTGTCCCATATCCCGGCCAGCCTTGTTTAG
- a CDS encoding type I restriction endonuclease subunit R — MNDYQSEAQLEEALIERLSGLGYERVTIRNTGELEANLKRQLEKHNSDVLGGTVLSDGEFEKVLNHLAKGSVFEKAKSLRDRMQLTRDDGSTAYLRFMNTEHWCQNEYQVTHQVTVQGAYKTRYDVTLLINGLPLVQIELKRRGLEIAEAFNQVNRYHRHSYGADNALFQYVQIFVISNGVNTKYYANNRRQNFKQTFYWSDAANNLITGLEPFADAFLEKCHVSKMIAKYIVLHESDKLLMVLRPYQFYAVEAIVDRVKAGRKHGYIWHTTGSGKTLTSFKAAQVLMNLPKVDKVVFVVDRTDLDDQTTKEFNAFSEGSVDGTDNTAALVKQLAGDTPLIVTTIQKLNTAITREHHAKTLDKLRRERIVFIFDECHRSQFGKTHKAITEFFEAAQMFGFTGTPIFAENASKNEHGKRTTKDLFTECLHKYVITNAIADQNVLRFAVEYWGKLRSKDGSLSDEEVAGINTREFFENPERIEQVVDWIIRNHDRKTHKKHFSAIMCVGSVDGLLTYYDAFKRRREAGDHDLRVATVFTFQANEPDKDADGQIEEVDFVADSGTGNEHTRDRLAACVADYNEMFGENQSVKDGKAFYTYFRNLSKRMKARDKADEPKDRIDILLVVNMFLTGFDVKRLNTIYVDKNLKYHGLIQAFSRTNRTLGQLKSQGNVVCFRNLKEATDTAIRMFSDENPVETILLEPYEHYRDQFNAAVEALLAIAPSVDSVDGLISEEDQLRFVKAFRAVMRLRNVLTGFSEYDAADLQLDPQAFEDYKSKYLDIYDRVKKSEDGEAVSIVDEIDFELELIQRDEINVAYILSLLNQANKDAAKGDTSESEKKRDAALNLLGNEPQLRSKRELIEKFIRDYMPNIENGNSVEQSFTTYWASEKEKAIGGLCAEEGLERDAMDLIIKEYKFTGREPLPDDVVAAMIEKPRILERRRKVKRVAEKAVAFVHQFEEGIGAV, encoded by the coding sequence ATGAACGACTATCAATCCGAAGCGCAGCTGGAAGAAGCCCTGATCGAACGGTTGAGCGGGCTAGGCTATGAGCGCGTGACGATACGCAATACAGGCGAGTTGGAAGCGAACCTGAAGCGACAGCTAGAAAAGCACAATTCGGATGTGCTGGGTGGAACAGTGCTGAGCGATGGCGAGTTCGAAAAAGTTCTGAACCACCTCGCCAAGGGCAGCGTATTCGAAAAAGCCAAATCGCTGCGCGACCGGATGCAGTTGACCCGCGACGATGGCAGCACGGCCTATCTCCGTTTTATGAACACCGAACACTGGTGTCAGAATGAATACCAGGTCACGCATCAGGTGACCGTACAGGGTGCGTACAAAACCCGCTACGACGTCACGCTGCTGATCAATGGCCTGCCTCTGGTGCAGATCGAACTGAAGCGGCGTGGGCTGGAAATAGCCGAAGCGTTCAATCAGGTGAACCGCTACCACCGTCATTCCTACGGCGCCGACAATGCCCTCTTCCAGTATGTGCAGATCTTCGTCATCTCGAACGGCGTGAACACAAAATACTACGCGAACAATCGTCGCCAGAATTTCAAGCAGACTTTCTATTGGAGTGACGCGGCGAACAATCTGATCACGGGGCTGGAGCCATTCGCCGACGCGTTCCTCGAAAAGTGCCACGTCTCCAAGATGATCGCAAAATACATCGTGCTGCACGAGAGCGACAAGCTGTTGATGGTGCTGCGCCCCTACCAGTTCTACGCCGTGGAAGCGATTGTTGACCGCGTGAAGGCGGGCCGAAAGCACGGCTATATCTGGCACACAACCGGATCGGGTAAAACGCTGACCAGCTTCAAGGCAGCGCAAGTCCTGATGAACCTGCCCAAGGTGGACAAGGTGGTATTCGTTGTAGACCGCACCGACCTGGATGATCAAACAACAAAGGAGTTCAACGCCTTTTCCGAGGGAAGCGTTGACGGCACAGACAATACCGCTGCGCTAGTGAAACAACTCGCGGGAGACACGCCCCTGATCGTCACCACGATCCAGAAGCTGAACACGGCCATCACCCGCGAACATCACGCCAAGACGCTGGACAAACTTCGCCGGGAGCGGATTGTCTTCATCTTCGACGAATGCCACCGCAGCCAGTTCGGGAAAACGCACAAGGCGATCACCGAGTTCTTTGAAGCGGCGCAGATGTTCGGTTTCACAGGCACACCGATCTTCGCGGAGAATGCCAGCAAGAACGAACACGGCAAACGCACCACGAAAGACCTGTTCACCGAGTGCCTGCACAAATACGTCATCACGAACGCAATTGCCGATCAGAACGTACTACGTTTTGCGGTGGAGTATTGGGGCAAACTGCGCAGCAAGGACGGCTCGCTGAGCGACGAAGAAGTGGCTGGCATTAATACGCGAGAGTTCTTCGAAAACCCGGAACGTATTGAACAGGTGGTTGACTGGATTATCCGAAATCACGACCGCAAGACGCACAAAAAGCACTTCAGCGCGATCATGTGCGTCGGCAGCGTAGACGGCTTGCTGACCTACTACGACGCCTTCAAGCGGCGGCGCGAAGCCGGTGATCACGATTTGCGGGTTGCCACGGTCTTCACGTTCCAGGCCAACGAACCAGATAAGGACGCAGACGGACAAATTGAGGAAGTGGATTTCGTCGCCGATTCAGGAACAGGCAACGAACATACGCGCGACCGCTTAGCGGCTTGTGTCGCCGACTACAATGAAATGTTTGGCGAGAACCAGAGCGTCAAAGACGGCAAGGCCTTCTACACATACTTCCGCAACCTATCGAAACGCATGAAGGCCCGCGACAAGGCAGACGAACCAAAAGACAGAATCGACATTCTTCTTGTCGTAAACATGTTCCTCACGGGCTTTGACGTGAAGCGCCTGAACACGATCTATGTGGATAAGAACCTGAAGTATCATGGCTTGATACAGGCCTTCTCCCGAACCAATCGAACGCTTGGACAACTCAAGTCGCAAGGCAATGTGGTCTGTTTCCGCAATTTGAAGGAAGCCACCGACACAGCGATCCGCATGTTCTCTGACGAAAACCCCGTCGAGACGATCCTGCTGGAGCCGTATGAGCACTACCGGGATCAATTCAACGCAGCAGTAGAAGCGTTGCTAGCAATTGCCCCAAGCGTGGACAGTGTGGACGGCCTGATCAGTGAAGAAGATCAGTTGCGGTTCGTAAAAGCGTTTCGCGCCGTGATGCGCCTGCGCAACGTGCTGACGGGCTTTAGCGAGTACGACGCCGCTGACCTGCAATTAGATCCACAGGCGTTTGAAGACTACAAAAGCAAATATCTGGACATTTACGACCGGGTGAAGAAGAGCGAAGACGGCGAAGCGGTTTCCATTGTGGACGAAATCGACTTTGAGCTGGAGTTGATCCAGCGCGATGAAATCAATGTCGCCTATATTCTGAGCCTGTTGAACCAGGCCAATAAGGACGCCGCGAAGGGCGATACAAGTGAGAGCGAAAAGAAGCGCGACGCCGCACTGAACTTGCTAGGAAATGAACCGCAGCTGCGGAGCAAACGGGAACTGATCGAAAAGTTCATTCGCGACTACATGCCGAACATCGAAAATGGAAATTCCGTCGAACAGTCCTTCACAACCTACTGGGCAAGCGAAAAGGAAAAGGCGATTGGCGGTCTTTGCGCGGAAGAAGGCCTGGAACGCGACGCGATGGATCTAATCATCAAAGAATACAAGTTTACGGGTCGCGAACCCCTCCCCGATGACGTTGTTGCCGCTATGATCGAGAAACCTCGCATCCTGGAACGCCGCCGCAAAGTGAAACGCGTCGCGGAGAAAGCAGTGGCCTTCGTCCACCAATTTGAAGAGGGAATTGGCGCTGTTTAA
- a CDS encoding restriction endonuclease subunit S — MLRFPSFKEDWAENTLEAISEKVTSGSRDWAQYYSEQGALFVRMTNLPKTGIDLLLNDLKFVDLPKSGSEGERTALKPNDILISITAELGKIGLIPEDIGEAYINQHTALVRPRSDTVSPHFVAQYLAAFKSNKRLNRLNDSGAKSGLNLSTVKGFRIKLPSLAEQMKIADFLGAVDRKLAALREKEAALTRFKRGLMQALFSQTLRFKRDDGSSYPDWEEKRLGDVFEEVTEKVGDSDLPTYSISAGKGWVSQKEKFGKDISGDQNERYTALGVGEFSYNKGNSKSYKYGCIYPNDTNEVIAVPNVFISFRRITEETSIGFYAKLFESHHLDRGLRRLISSGARMDGLLNVNKGQFFKLKVPAPLPEEQQKISNALSAMDAKIAAVSNQITKLDAFKKGLLQQMFV, encoded by the coding sequence ATGTTGAGATTTCCCAGCTTCAAAGAAGATTGGGCCGAAAACACCTTGGAGGCTATTTCTGAAAAGGTGACGAGTGGTTCACGAGATTGGGCGCAGTATTATTCAGAGCAAGGCGCACTGTTCGTCCGCATGACCAATCTTCCCAAGACCGGAATTGACTTGCTTCTGAACGATCTCAAGTTTGTCGATCTGCCAAAGTCTGGATCGGAAGGCGAGAGAACGGCGCTAAAGCCGAATGACATTCTAATCTCGATAACGGCAGAACTGGGAAAGATCGGACTCATTCCAGAGGATATTGGTGAAGCGTATATCAACCAACATACAGCATTAGTCCGACCCCGTTCTGATACGGTCTCGCCTCACTTCGTTGCTCAATATTTGGCAGCGTTCAAATCGAACAAACGGCTAAATCGCTTGAACGATTCCGGAGCAAAGTCTGGTTTGAATCTGAGCACGGTTAAAGGCTTTCGGATCAAGCTTCCCTCCCTAGCCGAACAAATGAAAATTGCAGATTTTCTGGGGGCGGTGGATCGGAAGCTGGCGGCGCTACGGGAAAAAGAGGCGGCGCTGACACGGTTCAAGCGCGGCCTGATGCAAGCCCTGTTCTCCCAAACCCTCCGCTTCAAACGCGACGACGGCTCCAGTTATCCTGATTGGGAAGAGAAGCGGTTGGGAGATGTGTTTGAAGAAGTGACCGAGAAGGTAGGAGATAGTGACCTGCCGACTTACAGCATTTCTGCAGGCAAAGGCTGGGTGTCTCAAAAAGAAAAGTTTGGCAAAGACATCTCTGGTGATCAGAATGAGCGATATACCGCGCTAGGTGTTGGTGAGTTTTCTTACAATAAAGGGAACTCGAAAAGCTATAAATACGGCTGCATCTATCCCAACGACACAAATGAAGTCATAGCCGTCCCCAATGTGTTTATTAGCTTTCGGCGCATTACGGAGGAAACCTCCATCGGCTTCTACGCGAAACTGTTCGAAAGTCACCATTTAGACCGAGGACTCCGTCGCTTAATCTCAAGCGGGGCTAGGATGGACGGTCTTTTGAACGTCAACAAGGGTCAGTTTTTCAAGTTGAAAGTCCCGGCGCCCCTTCCGGAAGAACAACAAAAAATCTCTAACGCCCTCTCTGCTATGGATGCCAAGATCGCCGCTGTGAGCAACCAAATCACAAAGCTTGACGCCTTCAAAAAAGGTCTGCTGCAACAGATGTTTGTTTAG
- a CDS encoding type I restriction-modification system subunit M: MTEEQKKKLEQQLWNIANELRGKMAADEFRDYILGFIFFKYLSEKMRLYADGLLKQDKIGYLQIDEASDDGQAILDEIRADTVRQLGYFLKPSELFSVIAARGANGEFILGDLVAVLNNIEQSTRGTDSEEDFISLFEDMDLGNSKLGRSEADKNKLISKVLVHLEKIDFELANSESDVLGDAYEYLIGQFASGAGKKAGEFYTPKEVSTVLARIVTTGKERLKSVYDPTCGSGSLLLRVAREVKDVANFYGQEMNRTTFNLARMNMLLHDVHYSRFDLQQEDTLERPQHEGMTFEAIVANPPFSAKWSANTLFETDDRFAQYGRLAPSSKADFAFVQHMLHHLDENGTMAVILPHGVLFRGGAEGAIRRYLIEDQNWLDAVIGLPANIFYGTSIPTCILVFKKCRDEPNDVLFIDASAHFDKVKTQNMLRGEDIDRIVTAYRERTETDKLSHRASLAEISENDFNLNIPRYVDTFEDEEPICLKEVAEELRMIDAKMGDLDAKIASFCAELGIATPL; encoded by the coding sequence ATGACCGAAGAGCAAAAGAAGAAACTTGAGCAACAGCTTTGGAACATAGCCAACGAGTTGCGGGGCAAAATGGCGGCGGACGAGTTCCGCGATTACATCCTTGGCTTCATCTTCTTCAAGTACCTGTCCGAGAAGATGCGGCTCTATGCCGACGGCCTGCTGAAGCAGGACAAAATCGGCTACCTTCAAATCGACGAAGCGAGTGATGACGGCCAGGCGATTCTGGACGAGATCCGCGCCGATACTGTGCGCCAGCTGGGGTATTTCCTGAAGCCATCCGAATTGTTCAGCGTCATCGCGGCGCGCGGTGCGAATGGCGAGTTCATTCTGGGTGACCTTGTGGCCGTGCTCAACAATATCGAGCAATCGACGCGGGGCACTGACAGCGAAGAAGACTTCATCAGCCTGTTTGAGGACATGGATCTTGGCAACTCCAAACTTGGCCGCTCAGAAGCGGACAAGAACAAGCTGATCTCCAAGGTTTTGGTGCATCTGGAAAAGATCGACTTTGAGCTGGCCAATTCTGAAAGCGACGTGCTGGGCGACGCCTATGAATACCTGATCGGCCAGTTTGCCAGCGGCGCAGGCAAGAAGGCGGGTGAGTTTTATACGCCGAAAGAAGTCTCCACCGTATTGGCCCGGATTGTCACCACGGGAAAGGAACGCCTGAAATCTGTTTATGATCCGACCTGTGGTTCTGGCTCTCTGCTGCTGCGAGTAGCGCGGGAAGTGAAGGACGTGGCCAATTTCTACGGCCAGGAAATGAACCGCACCACTTTCAACCTCGCCCGCATGAACATGTTGCTGCACGATGTGCATTACAGCCGGTTTGACCTGCAACAGGAAGACACGCTGGAGAGACCACAGCATGAAGGCATGACTTTTGAAGCGATCGTTGCAAATCCGCCCTTCAGTGCGAAATGGAGCGCTAACACCCTGTTCGAGACGGATGACCGTTTCGCACAATACGGCCGCCTTGCGCCCAGCTCCAAAGCTGACTTTGCTTTTGTGCAGCACATGCTCCACCACCTCGATGAAAACGGCACGATGGCGGTGATCCTACCCCATGGTGTACTGTTTCGCGGCGGCGCGGAAGGCGCGATCAGGCGTTATCTGATTGAAGATCAGAACTGGCTGGATGCGGTAATCGGTCTGCCTGCAAACATTTTTTACGGCACCAGCATTCCGACCTGTATTCTGGTGTTCAAGAAATGCCGGGATGAGCCGAACGATGTGCTATTCATCGACGCCAGCGCACACTTCGACAAAGTGAAAACCCAGAACATGCTGCGCGGCGAAGATATTGACCGGATTGTCACCGCCTATCGCGAACGCACTGAAACCGACAAGCTCAGCCATCGCGCCAGCCTGGCTGAAATTTCCGAGAATGATTTCAACCTGAACATTCCGCGTTACGTCGATACGTTTGAGGACGAAGAGCCGATCTGCTTGAAAGAGGTCGCCGAAGAGCTTCGCATGATCGACGCGAAGATGGGTGATTTGGATGCGAAAATTGCGAGCTTCTGTGCAGAGCTTGGAATTGCGACTCCCCTATGA
- a CDS encoding tyrosine-type recombinase/integrase translates to MKKAHPKNERIKRKYLQWLETAKGMTPATADQVAAAISAFEKSTNGKDFAAFHIEQPQKFQRDLRAAINAKTGKPLAKSTIRSRLMAVKAFFKWLADQQGYKSRISHSDCEYFNVTANDRRIATARRERPVPSVEQLHHVIATAPHGTAIQKRDRALIAFTLLTGMRDAAIASLPLGKVNLGRREVFQDARLVKTKNAKTMTTYFFPVGGDAEAIVVEWVKFLREELLFADTDPLFPKTEIGLNGDGVFAPIGLMRDYWSDAAGIRRIFRERFEAAGLPYVNPHSLRKTLMQIAFRLKLDPEALKAWSQNLGHEDLATSMNSYAKLPDHRTSEIMERLAGDAEPSAPDVPPEVLDWLKRQTRR, encoded by the coding sequence ATGAAAAAAGCGCACCCCAAGAATGAGCGTATCAAGCGCAAATATCTGCAATGGCTGGAGACCGCCAAAGGCATGACGCCAGCCACGGCTGATCAGGTTGCCGCCGCCATTTCAGCATTCGAGAAATCGACGAACGGAAAGGACTTCGCCGCCTTCCATATTGAACAGCCACAGAAGTTTCAGCGTGACCTGAGGGCTGCGATCAATGCGAAGACTGGCAAGCCACTTGCCAAGTCAACGATCCGGTCGCGTCTGATGGCCGTGAAAGCGTTCTTCAAATGGCTGGCCGATCAGCAGGGGTACAAGAGCCGTATCAGTCATTCTGATTGCGAGTATTTCAACGTGACCGCCAATGACCGACGCATTGCCACCGCGCGACGCGAACGGCCTGTGCCAAGCGTGGAACAACTGCACCATGTCATTGCGACCGCGCCGCATGGTACAGCGATACAGAAGCGTGATCGCGCCCTGATCGCCTTCACATTGCTGACGGGCATGCGGGACGCCGCGATTGCCTCCCTGCCCCTGGGCAAGGTGAATTTAGGCCGCCGCGAAGTGTTTCAGGATGCGCGCCTCGTGAAGACCAAGAACGCCAAGACAATGACCACCTACTTCTTCCCCGTTGGCGGCGACGCCGAAGCCATCGTTGTTGAGTGGGTGAAATTCCTGCGCGAAGAACTGTTGTTCGCGGACACTGATCCATTGTTCCCGAAAACCGAGATCGGCTTGAACGGCGACGGCGTGTTCGCCCCGATTGGCCTGATGCGGGACTATTGGAGCGACGCCGCCGGGATCAGGCGCATCTTCCGCGAGCGCTTTGAAGCGGCGGGCCTGCCCTACGTAAACCCACACAGCCTTCGCAAAACACTGATGCAAATCGCCTTTCGCCTGAAGCTGGACCCGGAAGCCCTGAAGGCCTGGAGCCAGAACCTGGGGCATGAAGACCTTGCGACGAGCATGAACAGCTATGCCAAGCTCCCCGATCACCGAACATCCGAGATTATGGAGCGATTGGCAGGCGACGCCGAACCAAGCGCGCCAGACGTGCCGCCTGAAGTGCTGGATTGGCTAAAACGGCAAACGCGCCGATAG
- a CDS encoding AlpA family phage regulatory protein, with translation MSNQAALPETGFLRISQILAPAGPIPVSKSTWWAGVKDGRFPKPLKLGKRVTVWRVEDIRELIENGA, from the coding sequence ATGTCAAACCAAGCCGCATTGCCTGAGACAGGCTTCCTGCGCATCAGTCAGATACTCGCCCCGGCTGGGCCGATCCCTGTCAGCAAATCCACCTGGTGGGCAGGCGTAAAGGACGGGCGGTTTCCGAAGCCGCTCAAACTCGGCAAGCGCGTCACCGTCTGGCGCGTTGAAGACATTCGCGAGCTGATCGAAAATGGCGCATAA
- a CDS encoding integrase arm-type DNA-binding domain-containing protein, with protein MALTDTRIRQLKPDTKSYKVADGGGMFLLVTAKGSKLWRMKYRFDGREKLLSFGAYPETSLARARERRQEAKSLLAEGIDPMAKALADKDAAAARNEHTFSLIAAELVEKLRKEGKAETTLQKKQWLLDKANQDFGDLPIRDVSPAKILATLKKVEALGNYESAKRLRSTIGQVFRYAVATARADTDPTYALRGALIAPKVSHMAAATNREDFAAIVRAVWGYEGGSPSTRAALKLMALLYTRPGELRLALWEEFDLENAIWTIPASRTKMRREHVKPLPALAVQILADLRHETGSNYRVFPSSIARDKPISENTMNQALRRMGFEPDQHTSHGFRASASSLLNESGLWNEDAIEAELSHVGADQVRRAYHRAAYWEERVRMAEWWANEILIFLSDSDR; from the coding sequence TTGGCACTAACAGATACCCGCATCCGACAGCTGAAACCTGACACCAAATCCTACAAGGTGGCGGATGGCGGCGGCATGTTCCTTCTGGTGACGGCCAAAGGGTCCAAGCTATGGCGGATGAAGTATCGCTTTGACGGGCGCGAGAAGCTTCTTTCCTTTGGCGCATACCCCGAAACGAGCCTCGCCCGTGCGCGAGAAAGACGGCAGGAAGCCAAGAGCCTCTTGGCCGAAGGAATTGACCCGATGGCCAAGGCGCTGGCCGACAAGGATGCAGCCGCCGCGCGCAATGAGCACACGTTTTCCCTTATCGCCGCCGAGCTGGTGGAAAAACTGCGCAAGGAGGGCAAGGCGGAAACAACCCTTCAAAAGAAGCAATGGCTCCTAGACAAAGCCAATCAGGATTTTGGCGATTTGCCGATCCGTGACGTTTCGCCTGCGAAGATTCTAGCGACGCTAAAAAAGGTTGAAGCACTAGGGAACTATGAGAGCGCCAAGCGCCTGCGGTCTACAATTGGTCAGGTTTTCCGGTACGCCGTCGCCACGGCGCGTGCGGACACCGATCCGACATATGCCCTTCGCGGCGCGCTGATTGCCCCGAAAGTCTCCCACATGGCCGCCGCGACGAACCGCGAAGACTTCGCGGCCATCGTGCGGGCCGTCTGGGGGTATGAAGGTGGCTCGCCTTCGACACGCGCGGCCCTGAAACTTATGGCCCTTCTGTATACCCGCCCCGGCGAGCTTCGCCTTGCCCTCTGGGAGGAATTTGACCTTGAAAATGCGATTTGGACCATTCCAGCCAGCCGGACCAAGATGCGCCGGGAACACGTCAAACCCCTACCCGCCCTTGCAGTTCAGATCCTGGCCGACCTGCGCCACGAAACCGGTAGCAACTACCGTGTGTTTCCGTCCTCCATCGCGCGCGACAAGCCGATCAGCGAGAACACGATGAATCAGGCCCTGCGACGCATGGGCTTCGAACCTGACCAGCACACTTCCCACGGCTTCCGCGCCAGCGCATCCAGCCTTCTGAATGAAAGCGGCCTTTGGAATGAAGATGCCATTGAGGCCGAGCTTTCCCATGTAGGCGCCGATCAGGTGCGCCGGGCCTATCATCGCGCGGCGTATTGGGAAGAGCGCGTTCGCATGGCGGAGTGGTGGGCGAACGAGATCCTGATCTTCCTAAGCGACAGCGATAGATGA